One window of Mauremys reevesii isolate NIE-2019 linkage group 4, ASM1616193v1, whole genome shotgun sequence genomic DNA carries:
- the ACYP1 gene encoding acylphosphatase-1 isoform X1 — translation MTEGDSLISVDYEVFGKVQGVFFRKYTQVCLLQMLEQRAEGKKLGLVGWVQNTEDGTVQGQIQGPSVKVRELQEWLRKTGSPKSHISRAEFLNEKKIVALEYRNFSIVK, via the exons ATGACTGAGGGCGACAGCCTCATCTCTGTGGACTATGAAGTCTTTGGGAAGGTCCAAGGAGTGTTCTTCCGCAAGTACACCCAGGTGTGTCTGCTGCAAATGCTGGAGCAGAGG GCTGAGGGTAAGAAGCTGGGGCTGGTTGGCTGGGTCCAAAACACCGAAGATGGCACTGTGCAAGGACAAATCCAAGGTCCCAGTGTCAAGGTACGGGAGCTGCAGGAATGGCTCAGGAAGACAGGAAGCCCCAAATCCCACATCAGCCGAGCAGAATTCCTCAATGAGAAGAAGATTGTTGCACTGGAGTACAGGAACTTCAGCATTGTGAAATAA
- the MLH3 gene encoding DNA mismatch repair protein Mlh3 isoform X3, which yields MIKCLVEDVRSRLRSGVAINSLAQCVEELVLNSIDAKATCVAIRVDLETFKVQVVDNGSGMGREDLNKVGNRYFTSKCNSVEDLENLKFYGFRGEAVASIANMASIVEISSKTNNTVKTFMKLFQNGKALEVCEAELTRPSGGTTVTVYNLFHQLPVRKKCMDPMLEFERVRQKVEALSLIHPSVSFSLRNDASCSMMLQLPKTKDMCSRFCQIYGLGRTQKLRKINYTSGGFELSGYISSEGHYNKNMQFLYVNNRLVLKTRLHKLMDFLLRKESVICKAKGGLANRQMSSSPVRHRGPELYGIFIINVKCQYCEYDVCLEPAKTLIEFRNWDALLACIEEGVKTFLKQEHLFVELSGEDIKEFNEDNGFSLYGTRALQPALSEEKSIQDNFKKTYDDIVDSYEMFNLQSKTVKRKVTIQEESSDLISSNDNAEKEVSSGLIIAEPADTASPLLNKEGTTSDFSGLGISEQEPKEFNNPKMVFVSCKSSENLSGESRSERVEIDSYAEMPCCTENCVEDARTQEDSAAQKSSINIAFGNGVTQEQHERVEDTADGPELLCGRALMGMSDVMKDDSRKSKGPNNDGEGRVVRSVPLKLCSTGLITHVMQNQPPHEQTEMNCSLNMHSKPGPVSAKDIFGNKMSFSVQGLNVQDISSILNKEYTTLPNREVCRAYAYEWLENETVSGQKNEEVASITARDRRECVTSHTRELLPVTSLGFAHNENNPSNRRQMVELSVMPRTQAYKKLSLAIQLGSLERFRRHYGKVRSAPSVSIPEKRSEFEPPGVLGCLADLDTLKNQNNNFECVNICETQVLEHADSNICHAGCLLSLERSQFCGKETLLNRKAPCVRESPLTLTDYSQIRRKDLSSSRSLGSLASKLSRMKGDHKEVLATEVVGQVDEQFQRDSSRKGNTLHLLSQTDDFLQSSYQMCQSSSQEVGVDDCILASASDEQDAPCKMYSTRGGTMENAVNQSLLINTDGEYMATTSSGLALHSEKSYSEGISKDGNIVDVSSKQTSKATELPNVTLSSSLEVPGDVTNAVQSKNEESILCPVWMQRFDVSLGKMVYVNKMTGLSTYSTPPTEELQAACTKDITTMAVNVVLQSGFQCRCHPFRSELVLPFLPRPREERILASQDFRDADGESLQSLFSEWDNPVFAHYPEVAVDVSSGQAGSLAVKIHNILYPYRFTKEMINSMQVLHQVDNKFIACLINTRSDVNADADGNLLVLVDQHAAHERIRLEQLIADSYEKQPEESGKKKLLSSTICPPLEIEVTKEQRRLLRCCHKSLEEIGLELSFPENNSSQILVGKVPLCFMEREANELRRKRQPVAKSIVEVSPGCGT from the exons ATGATCAAATGTTTGGTTGAAGATGTGCGCTCCAGGTTACGCTCTGGAGTGGCCATCAACTCACTGGCCCAGTGTGTTGAAGAGCTTGTCCTCAATAGCATTGATGCTAAAGCAACATGTGTGGCCATACGGGTGGATTTGGAAACCTTCAAGGTCCAGGTGGTGGACaatggctctgggatggggagagaggatcTAAATAAAGTGGGTAATCGATATTTCACTAGTAAGTGCAACTCAGTGGAGGATTTAGAGAATCTGAAGTTCTATGGTTTCCGAGGGGAGGCTGTGGCCAGCATAGCAAATATGGCCAGCATAGTAGAAATTTCATCCAAAACCAACAATACAGTGAAAACCTTTATGAAACTCTTTCAGAATGGGAAAGCACTGGAAGTCTGTGAGGCTGAATTGACTAGACCAAGTGGTGGAACAACAGTAACTGTGTATAACCTGTTCCACCAGTTACCAGTGAGGAAAAAGTGCATGGATCCCATGCTGGAATTTGAGAGGGTGAGGCAGAAGGTAGAGGCTCTTTCGCTCATACATCCTTCTGTCTCATTTTCCTTAAGAAATGATGCTTCCTGTTCTATGATGCTTCAGCTCCCCAAGACAAAAGATATGTGTTCCCGTTTTTGTCAGATTTATGGACTGGGAAGAACACAGAAATTACGAAAAATAAATTATACATCTGGGGGGTTTGAGTTAAGTGGCTATATCAGTTCTGAAGGGCATTACAATAAGAATATGCAGTTTTTGTATGTGAATAATAGACTGGTTTTAAAAACAAGATTGCATAAACTCATGGACTTTTTATTAAGGAAAGAAAGTGTTATTTGCAAGGCAAAAGGTGGCCTTGCCAACAGACAGATGAGTTCAAGTCCTGTTCGGCATCGTGGCCCAGAGCTCTATGGAATCTTCATTATCAATGTGAAGTGTCAGTATTGTGAATATGATGTATGTCTGGAACCTGCAAAAACTCTGATAGAATTCCGCAATTGGGATGCTCTTTTAGCTTGCATTGAGGAAGgagtgaaaacatttttaaagcaagaaCACTTATTTGTTGAACTGTCTGGTGAAGACATAAAAGAATTTAATGAAGACAATGGCTTTAGTTTGTACGGGACCAGAGCTCTGCAGCCTGCACTCTCTGAAGAAAAGAGCATACAAGACAATTTTAAGAAAACATATGATGATATTGTAGATTCCTATGAAATGTTTAATTTGCAATCAAAAACTGTCAAAAGAAAAGTGACTATTCAGGAAGAGTCTTCAGATCTCATAAGTTCAAATGATAATGCAGAAAAGGAAGTCTCCTCAGGTCTGATCATTGCTGAACCAGCTGACACAGCGAGTCCTCTGCTCAACAAAGAAGGCACCACTTCTGATTTCTCAGGATTAGGTATCTCAGAACAAGAGCCAAAAGAATTCAACAATCCCAAAATGGTGTTTGTGAGCTGCAAGTCTTCAGAAAATCTCTCTGGGGAGTCCAGGTCAGAAAGAGTAGAAATAGACAGTTATGCTGAAATGCCATGTTGTACTGAGAATTGTGTGGAAGATGCAAGAACGCAGGAGGACAGTGCAGCTCAGAAAAGCAGCATCAACATTGCCTTCGGAAATGGTGTCACTCAAGAGCAGCATGAGAGAGTTGAAGATACAGCTGATGGACCAGAACTTCTTTGTGGGAGAGCATTGATGGGAATGTCTGATGTGATGAAAGATGACAGTAGAAAAAGTAAAGGGCCAAATAATGATGGTGAAGGAAGGGTTGTTAGATCAGTACCACTGAAGTTGTGTTCCACAGGCCTTATAACTCATGTGATGCAAAATCAGCCACCACATGAACAAACTGAAATGAATTGCTCATTAAACATGCATTCTAAACCTGGTCCTGTAAGTGCCAAGGACATATTTGGAAACAAGATGAGCTTTTCAGTTCAGGGTCTAAATGTTCAGGATATTTCTAGTATTTTAAATAAAGAGTATACTACACTACCCAATAGAGAAGTATGCAGAGCATATGCATATGAGTGGTTAGAAAATGAGACTGTATCAGGCCAGAAGAATGAGGAGGTAGCTTCCATTACTGCAAGAGATAGAAGGGAGTGTGTAACATCACACACTAGAGAGTTGCTTCCTGTCACTTCCTTGGGTTTTGCTCATAATGAAAATAATCCAAGCAACAGAAGACAAATGGTTGAGCTATCTGTTATGCCCAGAACCCAAGCCTATAAGAAGCTGAGTTTGGCCATACAGTTGGGGTCTTTAGAGCGATTCAGGAGACATTATGGGAAGGTCAGGAGTGCACCATCAGTATCTATTCCAGAGAAGAGGAGTGAATTTGAACCTCCAGGTGTTCTTGGTTGTCTAGCTGATCTTGACACCTTGAAGAATCAGAATAATAATTTTGAATGTGTTAACATTTGTGAAACCCAAGTTCTGGAACATGCTGATTCTAATATTTGCCACGCTGGTTGCCTCCTTTCCTTGGAGAGGTCTCAGTTCTGTGGCAAAGAAACTTTGTTAAACAGAAAAGCTCCTTGTGTGAGAGAGAGTCCTTTGACATTGACTGACTACTCTCAAATTAGAAGAAAAGACCTAAGTAGCAGTAGATCACTTGGATCTCTAGCTTCTAAACTGTCCAGAATGAAGGGTGACCACAAGGAAGTTTTAGCTACAGAAGTTGTGGGACAAGTTGATGAACAATTCCAAAGAGATTCAAGCAGAAAAGGTAACACATTGCATCTTTTGTCTCAAACTGATGATTTTTTGCAGAGTTCTTATCAAATGTGTCAAAGCTCCTCACAAGAAGTAGGGGTAGACGATTGCATCCTTGCGTCTGCCTCTGATGAGCAGGATGCTCCTTGCAAAATGTATAGTACAAGAGGAGGGACTATGGAAAATGCCGTGAACCAGTCACTTCTCATCAACACAGATGGGGAGTACATGGCCACCACAAGCAGTGGTTTGGCATTACACAGTGAAAAGAGTTATTCTGAGGGCATCTCTAAAGATGGAAATATTGTGGATGTATCTTCAAAGCAGACTTCAAAAGCCACTGAGCTTCCCAATGTAACTTTGTCAAGTAGTTTGGAAGTACCTGGAGATGTCACAAATGCAGTTCAGTCTAAAAATGAGGAATCAATATTGTGTCCTGTCTGGATGCAACGTTTTGATGTTTCACTGGGTAAGATGGTATACGTCAATAAAATGACTGGACTAAGCACCTACAGTACTCCTCCAACTGAAGAACTTCAGGCTGCTTGTACTAAAGATATAACTACAATGGCTGTGAATGTTGTCTTACAGAGTG GGTTTCAGTGCAGGTGCCATCCTTTTAGAAGTGAGCTTGTTCTACCCTTCCTTCCTAGACCTCGGGAAGAGAGGATTCTGGCAAGCCAGGATTTCAGAG ATGCTGATGGGGAGTCTCTCCAGTCCTTGTTTTCAGAGTGGGATAATCCTGTATTTGCTCACTACCCAGAG GTTGCTGTTGATGTGAGCAGTGGCCAGGCTGGGAGTCTGGCTGTGAAAATTCATAATATCTTATATCCCTATCGTTTCACCAAGGAAATGATTAATTCAATGCAG GTTCTTCACCAAGTGGACAATAAATTTATTGCTTGTTTAATCAACACTAGGAGTGACGTGAATGCAGATGCAG ATGGAAACCTGCTGGTGTTGGTGGATCAGCATGCAGCCCATGAGCGTATCCGCTTGGAGCAACTTATTGCAG ATTCCTATGAGAAGCAACCTGAAGAATCTGGCAAGAAGAAATTGCTGTCCTCCACCATCTGTCCCCCACTGGAGATTGAGGTAACAAAGGAGCAGAGAAGACTTTTACG
- the ACYP1 gene encoding acylphosphatase-1 isoform X2 — MTEGDSLISVDYEVFGKVQGVFFRKYTQAEGKKLGLVGWVQNTEDGTVQGQIQGPSVKVRELQEWLRKTGSPKSHISRAEFLNEKKIVALEYRNFSIVK; from the exons ATGACTGAGGGCGACAGCCTCATCTCTGTGGACTATGAAGTCTTTGGGAAGGTCCAAGGAGTGTTCTTCCGCAAGTACACCCAG GCTGAGGGTAAGAAGCTGGGGCTGGTTGGCTGGGTCCAAAACACCGAAGATGGCACTGTGCAAGGACAAATCCAAGGTCCCAGTGTCAAGGTACGGGAGCTGCAGGAATGGCTCAGGAAGACAGGAAGCCCCAAATCCCACATCAGCCGAGCAGAATTCCTCAATGAGAAGAAGATTGTTGCACTGGAGTACAGGAACTTCAGCATTGTGAAATAA